A section of the Citrobacter farmeri genome encodes:
- the modF gene encoding molybdate ABC transporter ATP-binding protein ModF, whose product MSLLHISQGTFRLSDTKTLHLDSVTLNAGESWAFVGSNGSGKSALARALAGELPLLKGERQCAFSRITRLSFEQLQKLVSDEWQRNNTDMLSPGEEDTGRTTAEIIQDEVKDPARSATLAQQFGITHLLDRRFKYLSTGETRKTLLCQALMSEPDLLILDEPFDGLDVASRQQLAALLETLHQSGITLVLVLNRFDEIPAFIQYAGVLVDCTLTETGSKTDLLQQALIAQLAHSERLEGVMLPEADEPAAHAVLTADTPRIVLKDGVVSYNDRPILDRLSWRVDPGEHWQIVGPNGAGKSTLLSLITGDHPQGYSNDLTLFGRRRGSGETIWDIKKHIGYVSSSLHLDYRVSTTVRNVILSGYFDSIGIYQAVSDRQQKLAQQWLDILGIDKRTADAPFHSLSWGQQRLALIARALVKHPTLLILDEPLQGLDPLNRQLIRRFVDVLISEGDTQLLFVSHHAEDAPTCITHRLEFVPDGDTYTYQQTQLR is encoded by the coding sequence ATGTCATTGTTGCATATTTCGCAAGGCACGTTTCGTCTTAGCGATACAAAAACACTTCACCTGGATTCCGTAACATTAAACGCGGGTGAAAGTTGGGCGTTTGTCGGTTCGAACGGAAGCGGCAAATCGGCGTTGGCGCGCGCGCTGGCCGGTGAGTTACCGTTGCTCAAGGGCGAACGCCAGTGCGCATTTTCGCGGATTACCCGTCTCTCTTTTGAACAACTACAGAAACTGGTCAGCGATGAATGGCAGCGTAATAACACCGATATGCTCAGTCCTGGCGAAGAGGATACCGGGCGCACCACGGCGGAGATCATTCAGGACGAGGTAAAAGACCCGGCCCGTAGCGCGACGCTGGCGCAACAGTTTGGTATCACCCATCTTCTCGATCGTCGCTTTAAATATCTCTCTACCGGAGAAACGCGCAAAACATTGCTCTGTCAGGCGCTTATGTCTGAGCCAGATCTGTTGATTCTCGATGAGCCGTTTGACGGCCTGGATGTTGCCTCCCGCCAGCAGTTGGCAGCCCTGCTTGAAACGTTGCATCAGTCCGGCATCACGCTGGTATTAGTATTGAACCGCTTTGATGAAATCCCGGCGTTCATTCAGTATGCCGGCGTGCTGGTTGATTGCACCTTAACAGAAACCGGATCGAAAACTGACCTACTCCAGCAAGCGCTGATCGCTCAACTCGCCCATAGCGAGCGACTGGAAGGGGTGATGCTACCCGAAGCAGACGAACCTGCCGCTCATGCTGTTCTGACCGCCGATACGCCGCGGATCGTCCTGAAAGATGGCGTCGTGTCGTACAACGATCGCCCTATTCTCGATCGTCTGAGCTGGCGGGTGGATCCCGGTGAGCACTGGCAGATTGTCGGCCCCAACGGTGCCGGAAAATCCACGTTGCTTAGCCTGATAACCGGTGACCACCCGCAGGGATACAGCAACGATCTGACGTTGTTTGGTCGTCGTCGTGGCAGCGGTGAAACCATCTGGGATATTAAAAAACACATCGGCTATGTCAGTAGCAGCCTGCATCTCGACTACCGGGTGAGCACCACCGTGCGCAATGTGATTCTGTCAGGCTATTTCGACTCTATCGGGATCTATCAGGCCGTGTCAGACCGCCAACAGAAACTCGCGCAGCAGTGGCTGGATATTCTGGGTATCGACAAGCGTACCGCCGACGCACCGTTTCATAGTCTTTCCTGGGGGCAACAGCGACTGGCACTGATCGCCCGGGCGCTGGTTAAGCACCCGACCCTGCTGATTCTGGACGAACCGTTGCAGGGACTGGACCCGCTGAATCGCCAACTTATCCGTCGTTTTGTCGACGTGTTGATTAGCGAGGGTGACACGCAGCTGCTGTTTGTCTCCCATCACGCTGAGGATGCGCCGACCTGTATTACCCATCGTCTGGAATTTGTGCCAGACGGCGACACATATACTTACCAGCAAACCCAGTTGCGTTAA
- the galE gene encoding UDP-glucose 4-epimerase GalE: protein MRVLVTGGSGYIGSHTCVQLLKNGHDVIILDNLCNSKRSVLPVIERLSGKHPTFVEGDIRNEALMTEILHDHAIDTVIHFAGLKAVGESVAKPLEYYDNNVNGTLRLISAMRAAGVKNVIFSSSATVYGDQPKIPYVESFPTGTPQSPYGKSKLMVEQILTDLQKAQPAWSIALLRYFNPVGAHPSGDMGEDPQGIPNNLMPYIAQVAVGRRDSLAIFGNDYPTEDGTGVRDYIHVMDLADGHVAAMEKLAGIQGVHIYNLGAGVGSSVLDVVNAFSKACGKPVNYHFAPRRDGDLPAYWADAGKADRELNWRVTRTLDEMAQDTWRWQSRHPQGYED, encoded by the coding sequence ATGAGAGTTCTGGTCACCGGTGGTAGCGGTTACATAGGAAGCCATACTTGTGTGCAGTTACTGAAAAACGGTCATGACGTCATCATCCTTGATAACCTCTGTAACAGTAAGCGCAGCGTACTGCCTGTCATTGAACGTCTGAGCGGCAAACATCCGACGTTTGTCGAAGGCGATATCCGCAACGAAGCGCTGATGACCGAGATCCTGCACGATCACGCGATTGACACCGTCATCCATTTCGCCGGGCTGAAGGCCGTCGGCGAATCTGTCGCGAAGCCGCTGGAATACTATGACAACAACGTCAACGGAACGCTGCGACTGATTAGCGCCATGCGTGCCGCCGGCGTCAAAAACGTCATTTTTAGCTCATCGGCAACCGTCTACGGCGACCAGCCGAAAATCCCTTATGTTGAAAGCTTCCCGACCGGCACGCCGCAAAGCCCGTACGGCAAAAGCAAGTTGATGGTCGAGCAGATCCTCACCGATCTGCAAAAAGCCCAACCGGCGTGGAGTATTGCGCTGCTGCGCTATTTCAACCCGGTCGGCGCGCATCCCTCAGGCGACATGGGCGAAGATCCGCAGGGCATCCCGAATAACCTGATGCCGTACATCGCCCAGGTTGCAGTAGGCCGTCGTGATTCCCTCGCCATTTTTGGCAACGACTACCCGACCGAAGACGGTACCGGCGTACGCGATTACATCCACGTGATGGATCTTGCTGATGGTCACGTTGCCGCAATGGAAAAACTGGCTGGCATTCAGGGTGTCCATATTTACAACCTCGGCGCGGGTGTCGGCAGCAGCGTGCTGGACGTAGTCAACGCCTTCAGCAAAGCCTGCGGTAAACCGGTTAACTATCACTTTGCTCCGCGCCGTGATGGTGACCTGCCAGCCTACTGGGCAGATGCCGGCAAAGCCGACCGCGAACTGAACTGGCGCGTGACGCGCACGCTTGATGAGATGGCGCAGGACACCTGGCGCTGGCAGTCACGTCATCCGCAGGGATACGAGGATTAA
- the modE gene encoding molybdenum-dependent transcriptional regulator: MQAEILLTLKLQQKLFADPRRISLLKHIALSGSISQGAKDAGISYKSAWDAINEMNLLSEQTLVDRATGGKGGGGAVLTRYGQRLIQLYDLLAQIQQKAFDVLSDDDALPLNSLLAAISRFSLQTSARNQWFGTITARDHDQVQQHVDVLLADGETRLKVAITAQSGERLGLDEGKEVLVLLKAPWVGITQNDAIAQAADNQLQGIINHIERGAEQCEVLMTLPDGQILCATVPVDDAATLTEGANVTAYFNADRVIIATLC; encoded by the coding sequence CCCCGACGCATCTCTTTGCTCAAGCATATTGCACTTTCCGGTTCCATCAGTCAGGGCGCGAAAGACGCGGGCATCAGCTATAAGAGCGCCTGGGACGCCATCAATGAAATGAACCTCCTCAGCGAGCAGACGCTGGTGGACCGCGCAACAGGCGGTAAAGGCGGCGGTGGCGCCGTATTAACCCGCTACGGTCAGCGCCTGATCCAGCTTTATGATCTGCTCGCGCAGATTCAGCAAAAAGCCTTCGATGTCTTAAGCGACGATGACGCGCTGCCGCTCAACAGTTTGTTAGCGGCTATCTCCCGCTTCTCCTTGCAAACCAGTGCGCGCAACCAGTGGTTTGGGACGATAACCGCGCGCGACCACGATCAGGTGCAGCAACATGTCGATGTACTCCTGGCAGATGGCGAGACGCGGCTCAAAGTGGCAATTACCGCCCAGAGCGGCGAGCGACTGGGGCTTGATGAAGGTAAAGAAGTCCTCGTACTGCTGAAAGCGCCGTGGGTAGGGATCACGCAGAACGATGCCATCGCCCAGGCAGCGGATAACCAACTCCAGGGCATTATCAATCATATCGAACGCGGCGCAGAACAATGTGAAGTATTGATGACGCTGCCGGACGGTCAGATACTGTGCGCCACTGTGCCGGTAGACGACGCCGCCACGCTGACGGAAGGCGCGAACGTAACGGCGTATTTCAACGCCGATAGAGTGATTATCGCGACGCTGTGCTGA